A single Macaca mulatta isolate MMU2019108-1 chromosome 11, T2T-MMU8v2.0, whole genome shotgun sequence DNA region contains:
- the SLC25A3 gene encoding solute carrier family 25 member 3 isoform X3: MHGVSSLTTEYSCEFGSAKYYALCGFGGVLSCGLTHTAVVPLDLVKCRMQVDPQKYKGIFNGFSVTLKEDGVRGLAKGWAPTFIGYSMQGLCKFGFYEVFKVLYSNMLGEENTYLWRTSLYLAASASAEFFADIALAPMEAAKVRIQTQPGYANTLRDAAPKMYKEEGLKAFYKGVAPLWMRQIPYTMMKFACFERTVEALYKFVVPKPRSECSKPEQLVVTFIAGYIAGVFCAIVSHPADSVVSVLNKEKGSSASQVLKRLGFKGVWKGLFARIIMIGTLTALQWFIYDSVKVYFRLPRPPPPEMPESLKKKLGLTQ, translated from the exons atgcatGGTGTGTCTTCTCTTACTACAGAGTACAGTTGTGAATTTGGCTCCGCGAAGTATTATGCACTGTGTGGCTTTGGTGGGGTCTTAAGTTGTGGTCTGACACACACTGCTGTCGTTCCCCTGGATTTAGTGAAATGCCGTATGCAG GTGGACCCCCAAAAGTACAAGGGCATATTTAATGGATTCTCAGTTACACTTAAAGAGGATGGTGTTCGTGGTTTGGCTAAAGGATGGGCTCCGACTTTCATTGGCTACTCCATGCAGGGACTCTGCAAGTTTGGCTTTTATGAAGTCTTTAAAGTCTTGTATAGCAACATGCTTGGAGAG gaGAATACTTATCTCTGGCGCACATCACTATATTTGGCTGCCTCTGCCAGTGCTGAATTCTTTGCTGACATTGCCCTGGCTCCTATGGAAGCTGCTAAGGTTCGAATTCAAACCCAGCCAGGTTATGCCAACACTTTGAGGGATGCAGCTCCCAAAATGTATAAGGAAGAAGGCCTAAAAGC ATTCTACAAGGGGGTTGCTCCTCTCTGGATGAGACAAATACCATACACCATGATGAAGTTCGCCTGCTTTGAACGTACTGTTGAAGCACTGTACAAGTTTGTGGTTCCTAAGCCCCGCAGTGAATGTTCAAAGCCAGAGCAGCTGGTTGTAACATTTATAGCAGGTTACATAG ctggagTCTTTTGTGCAATTGTTTCTCACCCTGCTGATTCTGTGGTATCTGtgttgaataaagaaaaaggtAGCAGTGCTTCTCAGGTCCTCAAGAGACTTGGATTTAAAG GTGTATGGAAGGGACTGTTTGCCCGTATCATCATGATTGGTACTCTGACTGCACTACAGTGGTTTATCTATGATTCCGTGAAGGTCTACTTCAGGCTCCCTCGCCCTCCTCCACCGGAGATGCCAGAGTCTCTGAAGAAGAAGCTTGGGTTAACTCAATAG
- the SLC25A3 gene encoding solute carrier family 25 member 3 isoform X1 has translation MFSSVAHLARANPFNTPHLQLLHDGLGDLRSNPPGPTGQPRRPRNLAAAAVEEQYSCDYGSGRFFILCGLGGIISCGTTHTALVPLDLVKCRMQVDPQKYKGIFNGFSVTLKEDGVRGLAKGWAPTFIGYSMQGLCKFGFYEVFKVLYSNMLGEENTYLWRTSLYLAASASAEFFADIALAPMEAAKVRIQTQPGYANTLRDAAPKMYKEEGLKAFYKGVAPLWMRQIPYTMMKFACFERTVEALYKFVVPKPRSECSKPEQLVVTFIAGYIAGVFCAIVSHPADSVVSVLNKEKGSSASQVLKRLGFKGVWKGLFARIIMIGTLTALQWFIYDSVKVYFRLPRPPPPEMPESLKKKLGLTQ, from the exons ATGTTCTCGTCCGTGGCGCACCTGGCGCGGGCGAACCCCTTCAACACGCCACATCTGCAGCTGCTGCACGATGGCCTCGGGGACCTCCGCAGCAACCCACCCGGGCCCACTGGCCAGCCTCGCCGCCCTCGCAACCTGGCAGCCGCCGCCGTGGAAG AGCAGTATAGCTGTGACTATGGATCTGGCAGATTCTTTATCCTTTGTGGACTTGGAGGAATTATTAGCTGTGGCACAACACATACAGCATTGGTTCCTCTAGATCTGGTTAAATGCAGAATGCAG GTGGACCCCCAAAAGTACAAGGGCATATTTAATGGATTCTCAGTTACACTTAAAGAGGATGGTGTTCGTGGTTTGGCTAAAGGATGGGCTCCGACTTTCATTGGCTACTCCATGCAGGGACTCTGCAAGTTTGGCTTTTATGAAGTCTTTAAAGTCTTGTATAGCAACATGCTTGGAGAG gaGAATACTTATCTCTGGCGCACATCACTATATTTGGCTGCCTCTGCCAGTGCTGAATTCTTTGCTGACATTGCCCTGGCTCCTATGGAAGCTGCTAAGGTTCGAATTCAAACCCAGCCAGGTTATGCCAACACTTTGAGGGATGCAGCTCCCAAAATGTATAAGGAAGAAGGCCTAAAAGC ATTCTACAAGGGGGTTGCTCCTCTCTGGATGAGACAAATACCATACACCATGATGAAGTTCGCCTGCTTTGAACGTACTGTTGAAGCACTGTACAAGTTTGTGGTTCCTAAGCCCCGCAGTGAATGTTCAAAGCCAGAGCAGCTGGTTGTAACATTTATAGCAGGTTACATAG ctggagTCTTTTGTGCAATTGTTTCTCACCCTGCTGATTCTGTGGTATCTGtgttgaataaagaaaaaggtAGCAGTGCTTCTCAGGTCCTCAAGAGACTTGGATTTAAAG GTGTATGGAAGGGACTGTTTGCCCGTATCATCATGATTGGTACTCTGACTGCACTACAGTGGTTTATCTATGATTCCGTGAAGGTCTACTTCAGGCTCCCTCGCCCTCCTCCACCGGAGATGCCAGAGTCTCTGAAGAAGAAGCTTGGGTTAACTCAATAG
- the SLC25A3 gene encoding solute carrier family 25 member 3 isoform X2, which translates to MFSSVAHLARANPFNTPHLQLLHDGLGDLRSNPPGPTGQPRRPRNLAAAAVEEYSCEFGSAKYYALCGFGGVLSCGLTHTAVVPLDLVKCRMQVDPQKYKGIFNGFSVTLKEDGVRGLAKGWAPTFIGYSMQGLCKFGFYEVFKVLYSNMLGEENTYLWRTSLYLAASASAEFFADIALAPMEAAKVRIQTQPGYANTLRDAAPKMYKEEGLKAFYKGVAPLWMRQIPYTMMKFACFERTVEALYKFVVPKPRSECSKPEQLVVTFIAGYIAGVFCAIVSHPADSVVSVLNKEKGSSASQVLKRLGFKGVWKGLFARIIMIGTLTALQWFIYDSVKVYFRLPRPPPPEMPESLKKKLGLTQ; encoded by the exons ATGTTCTCGTCCGTGGCGCACCTGGCGCGGGCGAACCCCTTCAACACGCCACATCTGCAGCTGCTGCACGATGGCCTCGGGGACCTCCGCAGCAACCCACCCGGGCCCACTGGCCAGCCTCGCCGCCCTCGCAACCTGGCAGCCGCCGCCGTGGAAG AGTACAGTTGTGAATTTGGCTCCGCGAAGTATTATGCACTGTGTGGCTTTGGTGGGGTCTTAAGTTGTGGTCTGACACACACTGCTGTCGTTCCCCTGGATTTAGTGAAATGCCGTATGCAG GTGGACCCCCAAAAGTACAAGGGCATATTTAATGGATTCTCAGTTACACTTAAAGAGGATGGTGTTCGTGGTTTGGCTAAAGGATGGGCTCCGACTTTCATTGGCTACTCCATGCAGGGACTCTGCAAGTTTGGCTTTTATGAAGTCTTTAAAGTCTTGTATAGCAACATGCTTGGAGAG gaGAATACTTATCTCTGGCGCACATCACTATATTTGGCTGCCTCTGCCAGTGCTGAATTCTTTGCTGACATTGCCCTGGCTCCTATGGAAGCTGCTAAGGTTCGAATTCAAACCCAGCCAGGTTATGCCAACACTTTGAGGGATGCAGCTCCCAAAATGTATAAGGAAGAAGGCCTAAAAGC ATTCTACAAGGGGGTTGCTCCTCTCTGGATGAGACAAATACCATACACCATGATGAAGTTCGCCTGCTTTGAACGTACTGTTGAAGCACTGTACAAGTTTGTGGTTCCTAAGCCCCGCAGTGAATGTTCAAAGCCAGAGCAGCTGGTTGTAACATTTATAGCAGGTTACATAG ctggagTCTTTTGTGCAATTGTTTCTCACCCTGCTGATTCTGTGGTATCTGtgttgaataaagaaaaaggtAGCAGTGCTTCTCAGGTCCTCAAGAGACTTGGATTTAAAG GTGTATGGAAGGGACTGTTTGCCCGTATCATCATGATTGGTACTCTGACTGCACTACAGTGGTTTATCTATGATTCCGTGAAGGTCTACTTCAGGCTCCCTCGCCCTCCTCCACCGGAGATGCCAGAGTCTCTGAAGAAGAAGCTTGGGTTAACTCAATAG